From a single Hippopotamus amphibius kiboko isolate mHipAmp2 chromosome X, mHipAmp2.hap2, whole genome shotgun sequence genomic region:
- the LOC130842232 gene encoding cancer/testis antigen 1-like has translation MEASDDDDAGGAAGGAGDQGGQGGPGGPEGQAGAGAGGGGGGGGAIPRRGPGGEAAPAAGWPPAHPNELYPLGRSRGGREAGVPGEAGVAEGGGGQCRKGSEDGPAAAGRQKLQGSRKARAAEGTGWVWGGTACGAGGEGGQSGCGARRHRGEEPGRGDGWGGVCGRSEGHPLGEAGLGDEETRSTGDAGDKWRLDQSSCSVLRVPFLCPIEAEAARRALAAYEEPHLQGVQKELSVDGSFLIVRWTAEDSRCLQVSVRSFLDDLALVQQVMQHFGPLFPPMSLPGKGG, from the exons ATGGAGGCGTCCGACGACGACGACGCGGGTGGCGCGGCGGGCGGTGCAGGGGACCAGGGTGGCCAGGGTGGTCCTGGTGGCCCTGAGGGTCAGGCCGGTGCGGGCGcaggcggtggtggtggtggtggtggtgcgatTCCGAGGCGAGGGCCAGGCGGAGAAGCGGCGCCTGCGGCCGGATGGCCCCCAGCCCATCCGAATGAGTTGTATCCTTTGGGCAGAAGCCGCGGTGGCCGGGAGGCCGGAGTCCCCGGGGAGGCCGGGGTGGCTGAGGGCGGCGGGGGGCAGTGCAGGAAGGGGAGCGAGGACGGACCAGCGGCTGCTGGAAGGCAAAAGCTCCAGGGCAGTAGGAAGGCCAGGGCGGCCGAGGGGACAGGATGGGTGTGGGGGGGGACGGCCTGCGGGGCCGGAGGAGAAGGCGGGCAGAGTGGGTGCGGGGCGCGGCGGCACCGAGGAGAGGAGCCGGGCCGGGGGgacgggtggggtggggtctgtgGACGGTCGGAGGGCCACCCTCTGGGGGAAGCGGGCCTGGGCGACGAGGAGACTCGAAGCACAGGTGACGCTGGTGACAAATGGCGCCTTGACCAGTCCTCCTGCAGCGTCCTAAGAGTGCCGTTCCTGTGTCCCATAGAGGCGGAGGCGGCGCGGCGGGCCCTGGCTGCTTATGAGGAGCCTCACCTGCAGGGCGTTCAGAAGGAGCTGTCGGTGGACGGCAGCTTCCTGATTGT GAGATGGACTGCTGAAGATAGTCGCTGCCTTCAAGTTTCCGTCAGGTCCTTTCTTGACGACCTTGCCCTGGTGCAGCAGGTCATGCAGCACTTTGGGCCCCTGTTTCCCCCTATGTCTCTACCAGGAAAAGGGGGCTGA